The Pyrenophora tritici-repentis strain M4 chromosome 2, whole genome shotgun sequence genome window below encodes:
- a CDS encoding IbpA, Molecular chaperone (small heat shock protein) produces the protein MSLFPRFTQEFAPIFRLFDEYDRQAFRNLDREFQNVRSFTPKFDVKETKESYELHGELPGVQQKNINIEWTDNNTLTISGRHEHVREEGQRPQGFIENGENADQKKIGHQPTVEDDPSESNTKVAKQSDKKEVSKQDESGKAKYWVSERSVGEFHRSFAFPARVDQDAVKASLKDGILSIVVPKAQAPQTRKINIE, from the coding sequence ATGTCTCTCTTCCCACGATTCACTCAGGAGTTCGCTCCCATCTTCCGCCTGTTCGACGAATACGATCGCCAGGCCTTCCGCAACCTCGACCGCGAGTTCCAAAACGTCCGGTCCTTCACTCCCAAGTTCGACGTCAAGGAGACAAAGGAGAGCTACGAACTCCATGGAGAGCTCCCCGGTGTTCAGCAGAAGAATATCAACATTGAATGGACCGACAACAACACCTTGACCATTTCCGGTCGTCACGAACATGTCCGCGAAGAAGGCCAGCGCCCACAGGGCTTCATCGAGAACGGCGAGAACGCGGACCAGAAGAAGATTGGTCACCAGCCTACCGTGGAGGATGATCCTTCCGAGTCCAACACCAAGGTCGCAAAGCAGTCCGACAAGAAGGAGGTTTCCAAGCAGGATGAGTCTGGTAAGGCGAAGTACTGGGTTAGCGAGCGCTCCGTTGGAGAGTTCCACCGCTCTTTCGCCTTCCCTGCCCGTGTCGACCAGGACGCTGTCAAGGCCAGTTTGAAGGACGGTATCCTCAGCATTGTCGTCCCCAAGGCTCAGGCTCCTCAGACTCGTAAGATCAACATCGAGTAA
- a CDS encoding CypX, Cytochrome P450: protein MALMGLLVKVLGLGALFIISQYVLAYLQSPLKKIPGPFLAKFSDIWRFLNHYGQTHIETQRKLHEQHGDIVRLGPNTVSVADQSLIKTIYNTRGTFLKSDYYNIFSTRSNEFHSKSVKPVQKLYSLQNALQIESIMNDNLRTLCAQLETRFVEGANKGKTCDIADWISFFAYDFLGDMTWSKRIGFTEKGEDIDDMLGTAERVMRYFSVVGQIPHLDKWLGKNPKWPRSLYKFDDFAVAAGFSVERFMERMQNPELGNGKNDFLNGFLEAKKEFPELVTDNEVIGYMIINVLGGADTLAIVIKAIFYHILKSPAAKARLVQELLFAHLSYPAPYKTIEQLPYLDACIKEGLRMHPVVGHILERVVPATGLTLSNGITLPPGTIVGVNPWVMHYKESIFGAQPHTFRPERWMRDENEEQAVYDARIKNMKEADMVFGGGNRICLGKPLALVEVYKVVATLFAKYKIDLEDANKEWDLHKQWFVWPHDIKVKLSPLESAP, encoded by the exons ATGGCACTGATGGGGCTGCTCGTCAAGGTACTTGGTCTGGGAGCCCTCTTCATCATCTCTCAATACGTTCTAGCGTACTTACAATCACCGCTCAAGAAGATCCCTGGGCCGTTCCTAGCCAAGTTCTCCGACATATGGCGTTTCTTGAACCACTATGGGCAAACCCACATTGAAACACAGAGGAAGCTCCATGAGCAGCATGGTGACATTGTCCGCCTTGGCCCCAACACCGTGAGTGTTGCAGATCAGAGTCTGATCAAGACTATCTACAATACGCGCGGGACATTTTTGAAG AGTGACTACTAC AATATCTTCAGCACCCGAAGCAATGAATTCCACTCCAAGAGCGTCAAACCCGTCCAGAAATTATACAGTCTTCAAAATGCACTCCAAATCGAGAGCATCATGAACGACAACCTTCGTACGTTGTGTGCTCAACTTGAAACTCGGTTCGTAGAAGGAGCGAACAAGGGAAAGACGTGCGATATTGCAGACTGGATCTCATTCTTTGCTTACGACTTTCTTGGCGATATGACATGGAGCAAGCGTATTGGCTTCACGGAAAAGGGTGAAGACATTGATGATAT GTTGGGTACAGCTGAGCGAGTGATGCGCTATTTCTCCGTG GTTGGCCAAATCCCCCATCTTGACAAATGGCTTGGCAAGAATCCCAAATGGCCCCGCTCACTTTACAAATTCGATGACTTCGCTGTCGCTGCCGGCTTCTCGGTTGAGCGCTTTATGGAGCGTATGCAGAACCCTGAACTTGGTAATGGCAAGAATGACTTTCTCAACGGCTTCCTCGAGGCCAAGAAGGAGTTTCCCGAGCTCGTTACTGATAATGAAGTTATTGGGTACATGATCATCAAC GTTCTCGGCGGCGCAGATACCCTTGCAATTGTGATCAAAGCCATATTCTATCATATCCTCAAAAGCCCCGCTGCCAAAGCGCGCCTCGTCCAGGAACTCCTTTTCGCACATCTGTCCTACCCAGCGCCCTACAAGACCATTGAACAACTTCCATACCTTGACGCTTGTATCAAAGAGGGGCTACGTATGCATCCTGTAGTTGGTCACATTCTCGAACGCGTTGTACCTGCCACTGGTCTCACCTTGTCCAACGGAATAACTCTACCACCAGGGACAATCGTCGGCGTGAACCCATGGGTCATGCATTACAAAGAAAGCATCTTCGGAGCGCAGCCACACACGTTCCGTCCGGAACGTTGGATGCGCGACGAGAATGAAGAGCAGGCTGTGTATGATGCCAGAATCAAGAACATGAAAGAAGCAGACATGGTGTTTGGCGGTGGTAACAGGATTTGCCTCGGCAAGCCGTTGGCACTGGTGGAGGTATACAAAGTTGTTGCAACTTTATTTGCAAAGTACAAG ATTGACCTCGAGGATGCAAACAAGGAGTGGGATCTACATAAGCAGTGGTTTGTATGGCCCCATGATATCAAGGTCAAGCTGAGTCCACTTGAGAGCGCCCCGTAG
- a CDS encoding HisG, ATP phosphoribosyltransferase encodes MDLVNSLNDRLLFAVPKKGRLHQACLDLLHGSDIQFHRHSRLDIALVKNLPLALVFLPAADIPTFVGEGRVDLGITGRDQVAEHECVTPPTATTGVDEVLDLGFGKCSLQVQVPAKGDLTKPEDLIGKNVVTSFTNLTEQYYRRLEAEQAGNTDGKTNGDAKLKTVIKYVGGSVEAACALGVADGIVDLVESGETMRAAGLKAISTVISSSAILIKSKHPSDPKLVELITARIKGVITAQKYVLCTYNIERSKLDTARKITPGRRAPTVNALEEDGWVAVQAMVLRKDIAIAMDKLTEIGASDLIVTKIENSRTGD; translated from the exons ATGGATCTCGTCAATTC TCTGAACGACCGCCTCCTTTTCGCGGTGCCCAAGA AGGGCCGCCTGCACCAAGCTTGTCTTGATCTTCTCCATGGCTCAGATATCCAGTTTCACCGCCACTCACGCCTTGATATTGCGCTCGTAAAGAACCTGCCACTCGCGCTTGTATTCCTCCCGGCGGCCGATATCCCCACATTCGTAGGAGAGGGCCGCGTAGACTTGGGGATTACTGGACGCGACCAGGTAGCAGAGCACGAGTGCGTCACACCACCTACTGCCACGACCGGTGTAGACGAGGTCCTCGATCTCGGTTTTGGGAAATGCAGCTTGCAAGTGCAAGTTCCAGCAAAAGGCGATTTGACAAAACCAGAAGACTTGATCGGCAAGAATGTTGTTACTAGCTTTACCAACCTCACAGAGCAATACTACAGGAGGTTAGAAGCAGAACAAGCCGGGAACACAGACGGGAAAACCAATGGCGATGCGAAACTGAAGACGGTCATCAAGTACGTTGGCGGCAGTGTCGAAGCGGCGTGCGCACTGGGCGTTGCAGATGGCATCGTTGATCTGGTTGAATCTGGAGAGACGATGCGCGCTGCAGGACTAAAGGCCATCTCTACAGTCATCTCATCGAGTGCGATCCTTATCAAGTCAAAGCACCCATCAGATCCTAAGCTGGTAGAGCTCATCACAGCTAGGATCAAGGGTGTCATAA CTGCTCAAAAGTATGTATTGTGCACATACAATATTGAGCGTTCAAAACTCGATACGGCGCGTAAGATTACTCCTGGGCGTCGCGCTCCCACAGTCAACGCTTTGGAAGAAGACGGTTGGGTGGCCGTCCAGGCCATGGTGCTACGGAAAGACATTGCTATTGCCATGGACAAGTTGACGGAAATTGGTGCCAGCGACTTGATTGTGACAAAAATCGAAAACTCGAGAACAGGGGATTAG